DNA from Coleofasciculaceae cyanobacterium:
GGTTTTACTACCCTTAGCAAACACCGTAGCTTTACCGCCGTCACCATGCTTTTTAAAATCATCCCAAGTTAAACCGATCGCCTCACTAACTCTCAACCCACAGCCGTACATTAGAGATAGCATCAGGCGATTGGCGAAGCTTAGCCAAAGGCATCGCGCTCATTCTTCACCCCATACTTAATCAATCCTTGCACCTGGGATACATCTAAAATCTGATCGGCTAAATTCTCCTTGGCTTTGGGAGACTTAAGGAAACTGCCCACATTTAAAGTTAAATACCCAGTCTTTACCCCAAAGCTAAACAGAGACTTAATTAACGTGAGTTCGGGTTAAGCAGATGCAGTCAAAGCAAAGTGATCGACGGCAACAGAAGGTTTTTTGTCACGGTGGCAATAAGCAATCAATCCACTTAACAAATTAACGATGAAGTTGCTAGGTGAACGATGGCGACTATGCTCAATCTGGCAAATATGTTTCAACTGTTCAATTACTGATTCAATCACTGCTCTTTTACGTAACAATTGTTTATCAGATAATTCCATGAGTTTATTGTTCATATTCTTTTTGAACTTAGTCACTAAGATAATTCCCGAAGTTCTCAAATCACGAGCTAAAGTTTTTGAGATGTAACCTTTATCTCCATATAAACTTACCTAATTGACCTTGAAGCATTTGTCGAACTGGTTTTCGAGCGTCAGTATTTCCAGCCGTCAGAACAATATTTAATAATTCACCTCGATCGTTAATCGCTAAATGAAATTTAAATCCGTAAAACCAGTCAACAGAGGTTTTACCTCTTTGAGCTATTCCATTAAAGACGCGGTGACAGAAAATACGTCGGTTGTGACAGACTTTCAAACTAGTTGAATCGATGAATCCAATTCCTGTACTAGTTCCTAATTGAGAGCGCAAATAAGTCATTAAAGGAATAACTGTACTTGGAAGCCATTCGATAAAGCGATGATAGCTGACTAGACAGGAGAAAGATGAAATGCTACTGTTATAGTCATGATTTCGCTCAGGCTGAGTTTTCTCTGGCGATGCCTTCGGAGTACGCGCAGCGTAATCGCGACGACGTTGACCACTTGCTAGCAGTTGGTTTCGCCATGCTGGTTCAAATTTAAGGCAAAAATCATCAATAGGGCTAAACAATTCTGTCTTTACTATACATAGAGCAGACTTACTGAAAAGTGTAGTTACTTTCAGCTTACTATCTGTGACGCGAAGCTAATCCTTTAGGGCTCTTTTTCTTATCCCGAACTCACGTTATTTACTAAAACTTTGTTCGCCACAGTGGTAAGCTTAAATCGAGCCTTTAATCCGCGCTTCCATAGCTGCAAATCCTTTAATTTCACTTCAGATAAAGATTTAGCAATGAATTCGATGAACTTAGACTATGTGGTCAATTAATCCGAGTCAATCGGCTTGAAATCATATCCCGTACCAGAAGAATTCCCTGGTTGTATTTTAACTAAAGTTCCCTTAATCAGGCGATCGCCAGAAGGTTGAAAAGTAATTTTGCCTAAAACTCCTGAAACAGCAAAACCAGGATTAGCCAAAGTTTGCTGTAATTGTTGGCGAGTAGTAGACGAACTCAAACCAGTGATTAAAGCTTTAGTTGCATCATAGGCTGTAGCAGTACGCCAACTTCCTTCCATGCCCCATAACTCTATAGCATTTTTATTAAAGGCAGAGTGGGCTGTGGAGTTTGGATGCCAAGCAGTAGGAAGCACCATGCCGTTAACATCCGATTGTCCAATGTTCAAAGTTTCATAGGTATACATTGAATGATTACCCAACATAGTCAACCGATTTTGATTAGCTCTGCTTACCTCTAAAGCTTGATTAATTTTGTCTACTGAGGGAATCAACAACAGAGCTTCCGAGCCATTTGCGATCGCTTTTGCAGGTATCTCATCAGGATTAAATTTTTTACTACTAAAATCACACTCAATATTAGAAACTTCTCCTCCTAATTCAAACACAGCTAAAGAAAATTCATCTTTAAAAGATATGCTAGCTGGCGAGCTAGAGTCAGCACAAACTGCTATTTTCTGTCGGCGAATATTATCTACAGTATACTGAGCCAAAGTTTCAGCTAATACTCTAGAGCTGGGGGTAGTTCTAAAGATGTAGCTACCTGCTTGAGACAATTCTCGGGCAACACTGGTAGGAGAAATCATCACTAAATTTCCCTGCTGATATATTGGTGCTGCCGCAATGGAAGCATCACTTGAATTATGTCCGACTACTCCCAAAATCTCTGGATTAGCGACAAAATTAGCCGCAATTTGTTGAGCAACTTCTGGTTCA
Protein-coding regions in this window:
- a CDS encoding ABC transporter substrate-binding protein, giving the protein MADLRPQKQLPPSEREKSMSNQQNHLTSRKIIVFGILIAILLTIWSINRQKESSNLASSKSKTLMERWLTRNQNQENSEIEQRLSLGENILISADNNPDKQFAVEKFAAGDFFKAQVQFANSLKAYPNDPEALIYLNNSLAAIDYFETIKIGVSIPVGGSLDVAKEILRGVSQAQNEINKQGGIEQDGVNKLVQVQIANDDNEPEVAQQIAANFVANPEILGVVGHNSSDASIAAAPIYQQGNLVMISPTSVARELSQAGSYIFRTTPSSRVLAETLAQYTVDNIRRQKIAVCADSSSPASISFKDEFSLAVFELGGEVSNIECDFSSKKFNPDEIPAKAIANGSEALLLIPSVDKINQALEVSRANQNRLTMLGNHSMYTYETLNIGQSDVNGMVLPTAWHPNSTAHSAFNKNAIELWGMEGSWRTATAYDATKALITGLSSSTTRQQLQQTLANPGFAVSGVLGKITFQPSGDRLIKGTLVKIQPGNSSGTGYDFKPIDSD
- a CDS encoding tyrosine-type recombinase/integrase yields the protein MMLSLMYGCGLRVSEAIGLTWDDFKKHGDGGKATVFAKGSKTRVVLIPSALWQQVKEFEKREEALPVHD